The Devosia sp. MC521 genome segment CCCGGACGGCGCCGTATCGGCCGGGTTGCGGCAGCTGGGCGTCGAAATGGGCTACAGCAAGTCACCTATGCAGGTGCTGAATGGTATAATGTGGGCAGATACGGTCGTGCTGGGTGGCGGTACGATTTTTCATGATGCGTATCCGGACCGGCGCTATCGCCGCTACTGGGTAAATTTGGTGCTGTTTTCAGGTATTTTCGTGCTCGCCCGACTGATGAGAAGGCGTGTGTCGCTGGTTGGCATTGGTGTCGGCCCTCTGCGCCGCCGCCGAACCAAAGTGCTGACGGCTCTGCTTAAGTGGTCGGCGCATGATATCAGTGTGCGGGATAGACAATCGTTTGACGACCTGGAGTCTCTTCCCGGTTCTAGTGACAAGATAGAAATAACTGATGATCTTTCAGCGTTCGCCGACTTCGAATTGCACCACTTTTCTGGTCAAGACTCGCGCACCGTTGGGGTGAGTTTGGTGCCGCCAGATGCTGTGACGGCGAATAACGCAGCTGACGTCGAGGTGCTGTATGAGGCGATCGCCGACAGTCTCGGGAAGTCTTTGGCATCGGGCACTTTTAGTCGTGTTGTATTCTTCAGTGCAAATGTCGGAAGTGAAAGTGACACGCAAGTGGCTGACCGACTGATATCCCGGATCGCAGGTTATGCGCGTCAGGTCCGGCATGTCTCCTTTGACGGAGATCCTGCTAATTTTCTACGTGAGTTGAGCTGCTGCAGTCTGGTGATCGCTGCTCGCTATCATGTCGCAATCGCCAGCACCACACTACGGATACCTACCTTGTGGCTGGCCTATCAGCGAAAGGTAATGGATGCGGCGCCAACTTACGGCGTTGCGACTCAGGATATCTTCGAACTAGGAAAACTCAGGCTAGGTAGCCCGCAGTGCACAGCGTTTCTAGCCAGAATAACAGGCGCGGCAGAAGAGCGGATCGGGTCGTACGATCAAGACCGCCCCCTCAGAGATCCCACCAGCGCAATGGTTGGTTTGAGCTGAGTCGGCAGAGCGCCTGCAGATCTGCTCGGACGTCCCGCATGATCGTGTCCCTCGGCGTGGTGTAACTGAGGCAGGGCCTCCACGCATATCCGGCTTGGCCGGGTTGGTCAGCGTGCGGGGACTGCCGGCAGGCTGACGAGGGGATCATCGCTCAAAGGGGCGACGGATTCCAGCGTCATGTAACGGGCGCGCTGTACCGCCCACTCATCGTTCTGGTCGAGCAGGATGGCGCCGACGAGCCGGACGATGGCATCCTCGTTGGGGAAGATGCCCACCACCTCTGTCCGCCGCTTCCCCGTAAGCATTCGGTGAGGGCCGCAGAAGTCAGGGTCGCCTATGCTCACGGATGAGGTCGCGCAAGCACTCGATGCCGTATGGGGTGAAGGCCATTACGCCGTCTTTGTCGTCCAGGCTGAAGACCCAGATGACGCCATCCTCGGGCTCCATCTCGATGGCGATTTCCAAAAGCCAGTCAACGTCCTCACCGAGTTCAACGGCAACACGGTCGATGGTTTTGACGGAGCTTTCTTTGTTGAGCTGCGTAGTCATGGGTGACCCGGGTCAGTTGATGCGGTTCCTGGACTTCTCGAATCCCGCCTTGCCCTGGGCCCGGCGCCTGGCCAGTTTGGCGAGGCGCGCGGTGATTGCATCCAGATCGATATCGGTCGGATCGAAGGGGTGGCCATACCAGGTCATGACACTGGCGTGCTCAGGGTGTTTTGGGTCGGCCGTTGCGCCGAGGAACTCTTCGAAGCCCGGAAGGCCGCCAACATCTTCTGGTGGGCCCCGCCGGGCGCCCTCGATGAAGCGTGGATAATCAACGACCGGGTCTGCAACGACAACGTCCTCGACGACGACGCTATGGCGCCAGTCGTCGCCAAAGTCATAGGTGTAGGTGAAGCGGGTCTCGCCGCGGGCGAGGATGGCACCGAGCCGGGCGTTACGAGCACTGCGCATCTCGTCACCCCATTCTGGGTCGGGATAGCCATAGCGGCGGTCGCCGATCTCGAACTGGAAGAGATGATAGTCTTCAAACAGCATGACGGCCTGGATGACGTCGTGAATGGTCTTGAGGCTGCTGGTGAGCGGCACCTCGACACGCCGCCAGATGGCGGGCTGCACATCGTCGAGCTGGATGTGGAGCCGGGCAATGCGGTCGCTGTTCACGCGATCTTCCTGATCTGATGCTGGGCCGCCCAGTTCCAGGGCAACAGGTCGTCCAGCTGATGACTGGGATGGTCGGCAATACGGGCCAGAACATCGGCCAGCCAAGCTTGCGGATCAATATCATTGAGCTTGGCGGTGACGATGAGGCTGTACATGAAGGCGGCACGCTGCCCGCCACGGTCGGAGCCGGCGAATAGCCAGGCTTTCCTTCCAAGTGCGATGCCTCTCAGAGCCCGCTCGGCGGCATTGTTGGTCAGACAGACCCTGCCATCCTGAAGGAACTGGGTGAATGCGGGCCAGCGCTTGAGCATGTAGTCCATGGCCTTAGCCAAATCGTCGTGCCGCGACAGTCCAGAGCGGTGCTGGAGCATCAGGGCTTCGAGTTCGTCCTCCAATGGCGCGCTCAGCTCGCGCCTGATCGTCAACCGCTCGGGTGATGACTGGCCATTAATGGACCGCTCGACCTCAAACAGGCGATCCATGCGCTGCACGATCTCAAGGGCAAGCGGCGAGATCGGCGCCGGCTTCTTGCCGTCAGCCCTGCGCCGGGCGCTTGCCTCAATATCGGCCAGCACGAAGAAGGCGCGGCGCGCATGGCTCCAGCATCCCGCCTCGGTGATCAGCCCGGGTTGTCGGCCAGCTTCATAGAGCCGAGCATAACCGCCATAGGCGTCGGCCTGCAGAATCCCGGACCAGTCAGCCAGGTGCTGTCGTGGATGTTCGCCGGCGCGGTTGGGCGAATAGTAGAACAGCGCCGCCGGCGGGGCTGGACCACCATAGGGTCGATCGTCACGGACATAGGTCCAGATCCTGCCTGTTGCCGTCTTGCCTTTAGCCAGGACCGGCACGGTCGTATCGTCCCCGTGCAGCCGTTCGGCACCCATGACATGGACGGAAAGCCGATGGTGCAAGGGCTCGAGCACGGCCGCGGCTGCACCCACCTGGTCGGCCAGGGTCGACAGGCTCAGCGGTACGCCTTCGCGGCCATAGCGCTCGACCTGCCGGTTGAGCGGCTGATGTTGCCCGTACTTCTCGAACACCATCATCGCCAGCAAGCTTGGACCGGCCCAGCCGCGGGCCACTACATGGAACGGCGCCGGTGGCTGGCTGATCTTCTCGCAGTCCCGGCAGGCGACCTTCTCACGTACCGTCTGAATGACCTTCCACTGGCGCGGGATCACCTCGAGCGTCTCGGTGACGTCTTCGCCGACCCGGCTCAACCGGGTTCCTCCGCAGGCTGGACAGGCGCAGGGCGCAGCAATGACACGACGCTCGCGCGGCAGATGCTCGGGGAAGGGCTGGCGTGATGGCCGGCGGCGTTCAAAGCCAGGGGCGTCAGCGACTTTGCGGGCTGCAACCTGGGCCACTGCCTCATCCTGGCTGGCCGTGGCTTCCAGTTCCTCGAGCTGCAGCTCGAGCTGGTCCAGCAAACGCTGGCTGCGCTCGGACTTGCTGCCGAAAAGCTGATGCTTGAGCTTCTCGATCTGCAGCTTGAGATGGGCGATCAGGGCTTGGTCATCGGACTGTCGCGCTTGAGCGCCCAGCAGCGCGACCTCGGCTTGGTCGGCTCGCAAGGTGGCAGCCGCAAGGGCTGCCTTGAGGGCTTCCACGTCATTGGGAATGGGCGAAACGCTGGCTTGCATGACCATGATGGAATCATAGCCATCGCCAGGCGTGAAGCCAAAAATGCTCCCATTGCCGAAGAAAATACGAACTATCCCGCCCGCGTCGGGCGCCAGCTCTGTTGCGGATTGCGCCAGTCGATCCCTTCGAGCAAATAGCCCATCTGGCCGCCCGTCAAATGGACGACGCCGCCAACCGTGGAGGGCCAGATGAAGCGGCCCCGCTCCAGGCGCTTTGCATAGAGCGACAGACCCACACCGTCGTGCCAGAGCGCCTTGATCAGCGACCCGTTGCGTCCTCGAAACACGAATACGTCCCCGGCAAACGGGTCCCGCCCCAGCCCTTCCTGGATCAGGCGCGCCAATCCGCCCATCCCCTTGCGCATATCGGTATGGCCGCTGGCCAGCCATACGCGGACATCGGAGCGAACCGGGATCATCGCAGTGCCCGCAGCACCGTCAGGACCAACCGCGCGGGCGCCGTGGCGGCAATGCTCGCGGGCACGAACTTGGCATCGGACTGCTGCACGTCGCGGCGCCACTTGTAGATCAGGCTCGTCGACACATCGAACTGCCGTGCAACTTCGGCAATCACCGCACCTGGCACGAACGACGCCAGCACGATCTCTTCACGCTCCGCCTGGCTCCAGCGGCGTCGACGCTCCGAGCCCGAAATAACCGTCATGTGCATTATGCTGCGCTCTTATGTGCGTACTTATGAGCGCAGCATCAGCGCCAAGAACCATCATCGCAAGGCGGCCCCCGCCGGAGGCTTACGCTAAAAAAGGGGATGCGGACCAAAGTCTTGGCCGCTCTCGTGGTGGTTTCTCGACCAAGATCCACCTCCGCAGCAACGCTCTCGGCCTCCCTGTCGCGGTCACGCTGAGCGGCGGACAGGTCTCCGACGTGAAAGGCTACGTGCCGATCATGGACCAGCCCGGTCCGAGACTCCGCGTGCTGCTCGCCGACAAGGGATACGACGCCGACTTCATCCTGGCTGACCTGGAGGCCCGCGGCGTGGCCGCTGTCATCCCGGCCAAACGAAACCGCAAGGTTCAGCCCGTTATCGACGGCCATATCTATGCCTTGAGAAACCTCGTCGAGCGATGCTTCTCAAAGCTCAAGCACAGCCGCCGCTTAGCCACGCGATACGACAAAACCGCCGATAGCTTCCTCGGCTTCGTTCTCGTCGCGTCGATCCGGTTGTGGGTCAGACACTTTGTCCACACGACCTAGTAAGCTCAATTATTCTTGAGCGTCTCGATTGCGGCCCAAACGATTATACCATTATAGATAAACACAGCGCTCGCTGCTGTGATGGCGACCGCAAACGGCCCAAAGAGAAGTCCTGCAAAGTAAGCCGCAATGGTGGCCGGCAGAACTGTAAGCCATATGATCTTCGCTAATTGCCAATTGCGCGGACCCAGGCTAACAACAAGTCCAAAATTGGAGCCCACGGCCGTACTGGTTTGCCCGAGAGTCAGTATTAGCAACAGCGGCGCCGCGGCAATATAATGTGAGCCATACAGCCCAAGTAGCAGCTGGTTTCCGAACGAGAATATTGAAAGTACCACAACTGCGAAAATAAGCCCAGTAACGACGCCGATTCGCAACTCGCCCAGAGCGGAATGCCAATCCCGCCGCGCCATGGCCAGTGAGATCTTTGCCGCTTGAACAGGAATGATAAAGCGTTGGCTGAGGGAAGCCAAAGGTGCCAGACGACTCGCCACTGAATACAGGCCAGCAATCTCGAGCGAGAAAAGCAGGCCGACGACGAAGATGTCGAAGCGATCCAGTAACTGACCGCCCGTGTTGTTAGCCATCATCGCGAAAGAGCGATTACGCCAGCGCCTGAACGGCCGCAACGGCGCCGGTCGCATGGGCCAGCACCGCAATCTGCGGACAAGCATGGTGATGGAGATGAACTCCACTACTGTTAACAGCAATGCACAGCTGACAATAAGCCGATCTACGAATGCCGGCATAATGATCACGGCAACCACGCAAGCTACTGTCCAGACAACGTCGCGCGGCAGCAGTGACAACCGAATCTGCCCCGACGAGCGAGCGATGAATTCGCGCAGCGTGCCTATTGCCATACCGGGAAGCAGCCACAAGGCTCCAATGGCCATCGCTCCCAAGTTAGCTGAGACGCCAAGTATTTCATTGAGCTTTGCGGCGCCAAAAAGAGTTAACCCCACGATCAGGGTGGCGAACGTAGTCGCGGTGACACTGTAACGGACAAAAATATCTCTCAGCCGAGAGCTAGTCCTATCCATTGCGCCAGGTAGGATGGCTTGTGCTGCCGGGGCCGTCCCCAATGTACATGGGATTGCTAGGATTTGGGCCAGCGCCAAACTTGTTGCAAATTCGCCAAATTCAGCCGCGCTGGAGAAGCGGGCCGCAACTAGGAAGAAGGTCAAAAAAGCAACGCGACCAAGTATGACAAGTAGGGCAGAGCTGCCAAACATTTTGACAACTTTAGTAGAAACACTGCCACCCTGCGCCAGTGCGGCCTTCATCAGCATAGTGCTGCCAAATAGGCGTCTATACGCACCTTGGTGGATTTAAAATACTCGCTGGCTAAGAACCTCAACCGACCGGGTGAAATGTCGGAATGCAACTGCCAGACAGGCCGCGACCGCGTGTGCCGCCCTGTAAGTAGGCCGCAAGAGTGGTGAGCGCTCACGGCCTGTATGACTGAGATACCTTCATCCCAGTACAGCTGTGCTATCTGAAAAACCTCGCGAAGTATGCGGGAGATCGTTCCAAAGGATGCAGGGATATACTTCCGGAGCCTACCCATTTTAGTCCTGACAACGCGCAAACTAGCGTGCTCCAGCCGCTCCGAAGTGGCTAACGCATCGTTAGGTAACACCAGCACTTGCGCCCGGCCGCAAGCTTTGTGGGGCGGCGCAATATTCAGACAGAAGGAGTGCGGCCCGCCCCAAGTCGTTGATGGGAGTGGGACAAGCACAAACCTCATTGCTCCAGAACCGTGCGGATATTTTTTCGGACGACCTTCGGCACGGCAAGTGATGAAAGAGCTTAGTGCCGTCGCCGCCGCACACAAAATTGCGGAGTAAACTACTCCCTTTATGGTGCTAGGAGACCTCGGAAGTCTCAACTCAATCACTTGGATGCTGTCACGAGGTGGAGGCAAGGGTGGTGATACTCGGTGATTAAGAGGCGCGGGCATTTGCCGATAGTTGGTTTAACATTCGATATCTGAAAGGAACAAGTCGGCGGCGCGAATCCCAATCCAGTCCGTGGGCGAGTCGAGCTTAGCCAAGCGTAGGGCCGACGGCGTTCAGCTTGCAGATTTCAATCAGCGAGGTGATGAGTGCCCCATTGTTAGTGGTCCTCTCCCACTCCGCTGTAGGGGGCGCCAATTGCGGATTAGTTAGGCTTCCATTATATGCTTCTACAGGTTAATGCAACTACGCGGGGCCGGACCTGCAGTCATGTTGCAACAAGTATCGCCTCGGGCGACGAGAAGATAATAGTCCAACCCCAGTCTGGGATACCGCTCCTCTTGAAACGGGGGAAGCCAGTAGTGAGACATCCACTCAGGACCAGAAGGATTTCCTTAGGGGTAAAGCGGCTATTTGACATTGTTGTTAGCACGACTCTGCTCGTCTTGCTTTTGCCTGTGTTGATTGCTGCGTCGGTCGCTGTGCGTGCAACATCCCCGGGACCGATATTCTTTAGTCAGACCCGCCATGGCCTGCTGAGTAAACCCATTACTGTTTTGAAATTCCGTACCCTTTATTATGACCGATCTGATGCCGCCGGTGTAGTTCAAGCCCTTCCTGGGGATAGCCGGATTACTCCCGTGGGGCGCTTCCTTCGAAGGACGTCTATCGATGAGCTGCCGCAGCTTATCAACGTTCTGCGAGGTGACATGAGCTTGGTCGGACCTCGTCCGCACCCGTTCGACATGATCGCCGCCGGCGTCCCCTATGAGCGACTTGTTCCGTACTACCGGCTTCGTCATCTTGCTAGGCCGGGGTTGACGGGTTGGGCACAGGCGAACGGGTTACGCGGGCCTACTGTGGACCCCGCATTAGCCAAGGCTCGGATAGACCATGACATCGCCTACGTGCAGAACTACTCGGTGTGGCTGGACATGAGGGCGCTGTGGCTAACTGCTACCCGTGAAATCTGGCGGATGGCCGGTGGCTAACCACAGATAGTCAACCACATAGGTGGCTCGGGAAATCTGTACAGGACGAAGTGCATTTTGCCAAGATGGCTGCGAACAGGAGCAACCATTACGAGGCACTCCGACGCAACCATTCTCTGCCGTTCTAAGCGGAAGGTGGCGCTTGCTGCGGTTAGGGTGAAGGTGGCCTTTAAGGAATTGGTGCAGCAGTTTGATGTGCGTACCAACCAGATCGCGTAGTGGCGCAAACAGCTTCTGGATGGCGCGCCGCGGATGTATTTGGTGGTGAGGCGCGGCCGCAAACTTCGCCCTTGGCGGTGGATGTCAAGACCGTGCGTGCCAGGTCAGCCATCTAAACGCTTTTGCGCGGGTTCGCGAACCTGGGATCAGCCGGGGCAGCGTCTATTTCCTGCCAAGCTCCATGCTGCCCCGATGACTCTGGCCCTAATGCGCCAGATCGATGAGCTGCATCTGGATTATCCGCATGCAGGCGACCGTATGTTACCTGAACTGCTGGCAGAGAAGGCTTTCATGTGGCAGGTTGCACTTCTCGACGCGGATTGGCGTCGGGGCAATTTACCGCATGCCCGGTACCTCCAGCCCCGCACAAGATCACAAGCATACCCCTACCTGCTTTGCAGGTAGGGGGGGGACGCGTCCCAACCATGGTCTGGCACAACAATAGACACCACAATATCCCATGCGGCTCAGGTTCGTTATCTGGCACGGCTGTTGACTGGTTCAGCCGTTGGGTTCTGTGATCTGCTGCCATGGACCCGACGTGATCGGAACGGCGCTGTCGTTTAATGGCACGTCTTACCCGATCAACATCAGCTTTTTCCGGCTTTGAAAATGCTTACGACGACAATGCAGTCCTCGTTGGCACTGTAGGGCACAACGGCTTGAAACTGGGTCCGTACTGTCGGCTTATCTGAGCGGGCGTCAGTGCGCGAGGAGAGAAGTAATGTTGGATCAGGCAGGGCACAAGACGCTACTGCTGGATGCGCGGTGGTGACCATTCTGCACCAAATCGGCCGCCGAGATGATTGACTGTGATCCTCGCGGCCGAGGGCTTGGTTGTTTCTTGTTGAGGACTGGGAGCGGCCAGAAACAATAGTACCGCTACAGATAACTGTGTGCCGATATTGATATAGACCGGCTCGATCGCAAAAAGGACGAACGATGCGCCAATAAAGGCCGGGCCGATTTTTGGTCGCCATGCGACGAAGTCATTGGTGCTTGCAGAACTTAGATTGGGTGTGCGCAAACCTTTGTAGACGCAAATAAGGAGTGCGGGGAGGAGCAAGGCGCTGCCAATGATCCCTACGTCAAGCAGCATGTTGATAAACCCTGAATGCGCATTCAATGCCACTTCGTTGGTCGTGAAGGTTGTTTCCCTGGTGCGCAGCCCATACCCTACCACTGGGTTGCGCCAGAATAGGTCGATGGCTCGTTCCCAGTAC includes the following:
- a CDS encoding polysaccharide pyruvyl transferase family protein is translated as MKALLIGHYGGRNFGDELMLAGLVRLLKRRGPLEIRIQTPDGAVSAGLRQLGVEMGYSKSPMQVLNGIMWADTVVLGGGTIFHDAYPDRRYRRYWVNLVLFSGIFVLARLMRRRVSLVGIGVGPLRRRRTKVLTALLKWSAHDISVRDRQSFDDLESLPGSSDKIEITDDLSAFADFELHHFSGQDSRTVGVSLVPPDAVTANNAADVEVLYEAIADSLGKSLASGTFSRVVFFSANVGSESDTQVADRLISRIAGYARQVRHVSFDGDPANFLRELSCCSLVIAARYHVAIASTTLRIPTLWLAYQRKVMDAAPTYGVATQDIFELGKLRLGSPQCTAFLARITGAAEERIGSYDQDRPLRDPTSAMVGLS
- a CDS encoding plasmid pRiA4b ORF-3 family protein, with the translated sequence MNSDRIARLHIQLDDVQPAIWRRVEVPLTSSLKTIHDVIQAVMLFEDYHLFQFEIGDRRYGYPDPEWGDEMRSARNARLGAILARGETRFTYTYDFGDDWRHSVVVEDVVVADPVVDYPRFIEGARRGPPEDVGGLPGFEEFLGATADPKHPEHASVMTWYGHPFDPTDIDLDAITARLAKLARRRAQGKAGFEKSRNRIN
- a CDS encoding IS66 family transposase yields the protein MQASVSPIPNDVEALKAALAAATLRADQAEVALLGAQARQSDDQALIAHLKLQIEKLKHQLFGSKSERSQRLLDQLELQLEELEATASQDEAVAQVAARKVADAPGFERRRPSRQPFPEHLPRERRVIAAPCACPACGGTRLSRVGEDVTETLEVIPRQWKVIQTVREKVACRDCEKISQPPAPFHVVARGWAGPSLLAMMVFEKYGQHQPLNRQVERYGREGVPLSLSTLADQVGAAAAVLEPLHHRLSVHVMGAERLHGDDTTVPVLAKGKTATGRIWTYVRDDRPYGGPAPPAALFYYSPNRAGEHPRQHLADWSGILQADAYGGYARLYEAGRQPGLITEAGCWSHARRAFFVLADIEASARRRADGKKPAPISPLALEIVQRMDRLFEVERSINGQSSPERLTIRRELSAPLEDELEALMLQHRSGLSRHDDLAKAMDYMLKRWPAFTQFLQDGRVCLTNNAAERALRGIALGRKAWLFAGSDRGGQRAAFMYSLIVTAKLNDIDPQAWLADVLARIADHPSHQLDDLLPWNWAAQHQIRKIA
- the tnpB gene encoding IS66 family insertion sequence element accessory protein TnpB (TnpB, as the term is used for proteins encoded by IS66 family insertion elements, is considered an accessory protein, since TnpC, encoded by a neighboring gene, is a DDE family transposase.), producing the protein MIPVRSDVRVWLASGHTDMRKGMGGLARLIQEGLGRDPFAGDVFVFRGRNGSLIKALWHDGVGLSLYAKRLERGRFIWPSTVGGVVHLTGGQMGYLLEGIDWRNPQQSWRPTRAG
- a CDS encoding transposase → MTVISGSERRRRWSQAEREEIVLASFVPGAVIAEVARQFDVSTSLIYKWRRDVQQSDAKFVPASIAATAPARLVLTVLRALR
- a CDS encoding IS5 family transposase; the encoded protein is MSAASAPRTIIARRPPPEAYAKKGDADQSLGRSRGGFSTKIHLRSNALGLPVAVTLSGGQVSDVKGYVPIMDQPGPRLRVLLADKGYDADFILADLEARGVAAVIPAKRNRKVQPVIDGHIYALRNLVERCFSKLKHSRRLATRYDKTADSFLGFVLVASIRLWVRHFVHTT
- a CDS encoding oligosaccharide flippase family protein → MKAALAQGGSVSTKVVKMFGSSALLVILGRVAFLTFFLVAARFSSAAEFGEFATSLALAQILAIPCTLGTAPAAQAILPGAMDRTSSRLRDIFVRYSVTATTFATLIVGLTLFGAAKLNEILGVSANLGAMAIGALWLLPGMAIGTLREFIARSSGQIRLSLLPRDVVWTVACVVAVIIMPAFVDRLIVSCALLLTVVEFISITMLVRRLRCWPMRPAPLRPFRRWRNRSFAMMANNTGGQLLDRFDIFVVGLLFSLEIAGLYSVASRLAPLASLSQRFIIPVQAAKISLAMARRDWHSALGELRIGVVTGLIFAVVVLSIFSFGNQLLLGLYGSHYIAAAPLLLILTLGQTSTAVGSNFGLVVSLGPRNWQLAKIIWLTVLPATIAAYFAGLLFGPFAVAITAASAVFIYNGIIVWAAIETLKNN
- a CDS encoding sugar transferase, coding for MLLQVNATTRGRTCSHVATSIASGDEKIIVQPQSGIPLLLKRGKPVVRHPLRTRRISLGVKRLFDIVVSTTLLVLLLPVLIAASVAVRATSPGPIFFSQTRHGLLSKPITVLKFRTLYYDRSDAAGVVQALPGDSRITPVGRFLRRTSIDELPQLINVLRGDMSLVGPRPHPFDMIAAGVPYERLVPYYRLRHLARPGLTGWAQANGLRGPTVDPALAKARIDHDIAYVQNYSVWLDMRALWLTATREIWRMAGG